Proteins encoded by one window of Sus scrofa isolate TJ Tabasco breed Duroc chromosome 12, Sscrofa11.1, whole genome shotgun sequence:
- the GHDC gene encoding GH3 domain-containing protein isoform X1 produces MFSPLRLTCLTGVLASRTSILTDSPQGEGRGRKRMVPASSSQSLDAEAFLLLGSGLEMLLLLLFLLLLLLPPLVMLWWWHSQDARLSWLVCLQHRVAWRVLCWAAAWQQKRLEQSTLHAGQSQQQALRWCLQRAQGPCCPLRGSTDISTFRNHLPLTKASQVQEEEGRGQVLPPTSNQYCGEASLQATLLGLVALNKAYPEVLAPGGTARVTPSSPWPYPLPWPWHALGQVGPTRAKDPGALLLEALRSPGLRALEAGTAVELLDVFVGLEANGEELAEAIAAGNPGAPLPGRAAELREALEQGPRGLALRLWPKLQVVVTLDAGGQAEAVTALGALWCQGLAFFSPAYAASGGVVGLSLWPKQPRGLYLLPPGAPFIELLPLKEGAQEDAAPTVLLPEAQQGKEYELVLTDHASLTRCRLGDVVQVVGAYNQCPVVRFIRRLGQTLSVRGEDTGEDVFSEALGRAVGQWPGAKLLDHGCVESSILDSSEGSAPHYEVFVALKGLRNLSEENRDKLDHCLQEASAHYKSLRFRGSVGPAQVHLVGQGAFRALRAALAPRPSSPFPPEMPRVLRHRELAQILQRRVVS; encoded by the exons ATGTTCTCTCCTCTGCGTCTCACCTGCCTGACAGGGGTCCTGGCTTCTCGAACCTCCATTTTAACTGATTCCccccagggggaggggcgggggaggaaacGGATGGTCCCCGCCTCCTCCTCACAATCCCTCGATGCGGAGGCCTTCCTCCTCCTAGGGAGCGGCTtagagatgctgctgctgctgctgttcctgCTGTTGCTGCTACTGCCTCCACTGGTGATGCTCTGGTGGTGGCACTCCCAGGATGCCAGGCTGTCCTGGCTTGTCTGCCTCCAGCACCGTGTAGCATGGAGGGTCCTGTGCTGGGCAGCTGCCTGGCAGCAGAAGAGGCTGGAGCAGAGCACGCTGCACGCAGGCCAGAGTCAGCAGCAGGCCCTGAGATGGTGTCTGCAGCGGGCCCAGGGTCCCTGCTGTCCCCTCAGGGGGAGCACAG ATATAAGCACCTTCCGGAATCATCttccactgaccaaggccagccAGGTCCAGGAGGAAGAGGGTAGGGGGCAGGTCTTGCCCCCTACCTCAAACCAGTACTGTGGGGAGGCCTCTCTGCAG GCCACCTTGCTGGGTCTGGTAGCGCTAAACAAGGCCTATCCAGAAGTGCTGGCTCCGGGAGGCACAGCCCGTGTGACCCCTTCCTCCCCTTGGCCCTACCCCCTCCCCTGGCCTTGGCATGCCCTGGGCCAGGTGGGCCCTACCAGAGCCAAGGACCCTGGGGCTTTGCTGCTGGAGGCACTGAGGTCCCCAGGGCTGCGGGCCCTGGAAGCCGGGACAGCGGTCGAGCTACTAGACGTCTTCGTGGGCCTGGAGGCCAATGGCGAAGAGCTGGCTGAGGCGATAGCTGCTGGGAACCCAGGAGCGCCTCTCCCTGGACGGGCAGCTGAGCTGCGGGAGGCCCTGGAGCAGGGACCCCGAGGGCTGGCCCTTCGGCTCTGGCCCAAACTGCAGGTGGTGGTGACTCTGGATGCAGGAGGCCAGGCCGAGGCCGTCACTGCCCTGGGGGCCTTGTGGTGCCAAGGGTTGGCCTTCTTCTCACCTGCTTACGCTGCCTCCGGAG GGGTGGTGGGCCTGAGTCTGTGGCCAAAGCAGCCCCGTGGCCTCTACCTTCTGCCCCCTGGAGCCCCCTTTATTGAGCTGCTCCCACTGAAGGAAGGAGCCCAAGAAGATGCTGCCCCCACCGTCCTGCTGCCCGAGGCCCAGCAGGGCAAGGAGTACGAGTTGGTGCTGACTGACCACGCCAGCCTCACCAG GTGCCGCCTGGGTGACGTGGTCCAGGTGGTTGGTGCCTACAATCAGTGTCCAGTCGTCAGGTTCATCCGCAG GCTGGGCCAGACCCTGAGTGTCCGAGGAGAAGACACTGGCGAGGACGTGTTCTCTGAGGCCCTGGGCAGGGCGGTGGGGCAGTGGCCGGGGGCCAAGCTGTTGGACCATGGCTGTGTGGAGAGCAGCATCCTGG ATTCCTCCGAGGGCTCTGCCCCCCACTATGAAGTGTTTGTGGCACTGAAGGGGCTGAGGAACTTGTCAGAGGAAAATCGAGACAAG CTTGAccactgcctccaggaagcctctgcTCACTACAAGTCCCTGCGGTTCCGGGGCAGTGTGGGCCCTGCTCAAGTCCACCTGGTGGGGCAGGGGGCCTTCAGAGCACTGCGGGCAGCCCTTgctccccgcccctcctcccccttccccccagagATGCCCCGGGTCCTCAGACACAGGGAGCTGGCCCAGATCCTGCAGAGAAGGGTGGTGTCCTGA
- the GHDC gene encoding GH3 domain-containing protein isoform X5, with the protein MLLLLLFLLLLLLPPLVMLWWWHSQDARLSWLVCLQHRVAWRVLCWAAAWQQKRLEQSTLHAGQSQQQALRWCLQRAQGPCCPLRGSTDISTFRNHLPLTKASQVQEEEGRGQVLPPTSNQYCGEASLQATLLGLVALNKAYPEVLAPGGTARVTPSSPWPYPLPWPWHALGQVGPTRAKDPGALLLEALRSPGLRALEAGTAVELLDVFVGLEANGEELAEAIAAGNPGAPLPGRAAELREALEQGPRGLALRLWPKLQVVVTLDAGGQAEAVTALGALWCQGLAFFSPAYAASGGVVGLSLWPKQPRGLYLLPPGAPFIELLPLKEGAQEDAAPTVLLPEAQQGKEYELVLTDHASLTRCRLGDVVQVVGAYNQCPVVRFIRRLGQTLSVRGEDTGEDVFSEALGRAVGQWPGAKLLDHGCVESSILGFSSWKLVEEAEGRELEGRESQLRRLFHGGRRSWSLKSRRKHSSPHHHLRTL; encoded by the exons atgctgctgctgctgctgttcctgCTGTTGCTGCTACTGCCTCCACTGGTGATGCTCTGGTGGTGGCACTCCCAGGATGCCAGGCTGTCCTGGCTTGTCTGCCTCCAGCACCGTGTAGCATGGAGGGTCCTGTGCTGGGCAGCTGCCTGGCAGCAGAAGAGGCTGGAGCAGAGCACGCTGCACGCAGGCCAGAGTCAGCAGCAGGCCCTGAGATGGTGTCTGCAGCGGGCCCAGGGTCCCTGCTGTCCCCTCAGGGGGAGCACAG ATATAAGCACCTTCCGGAATCATCttccactgaccaaggccagccAGGTCCAGGAGGAAGAGGGTAGGGGGCAGGTCTTGCCCCCTACCTCAAACCAGTACTGTGGGGAGGCCTCTCTGCAG GCCACCTTGCTGGGTCTGGTAGCGCTAAACAAGGCCTATCCAGAAGTGCTGGCTCCGGGAGGCACAGCCCGTGTGACCCCTTCCTCCCCTTGGCCCTACCCCCTCCCCTGGCCTTGGCATGCCCTGGGCCAGGTGGGCCCTACCAGAGCCAAGGACCCTGGGGCTTTGCTGCTGGAGGCACTGAGGTCCCCAGGGCTGCGGGCCCTGGAAGCCGGGACAGCGGTCGAGCTACTAGACGTCTTCGTGGGCCTGGAGGCCAATGGCGAAGAGCTGGCTGAGGCGATAGCTGCTGGGAACCCAGGAGCGCCTCTCCCTGGACGGGCAGCTGAGCTGCGGGAGGCCCTGGAGCAGGGACCCCGAGGGCTGGCCCTTCGGCTCTGGCCCAAACTGCAGGTGGTGGTGACTCTGGATGCAGGAGGCCAGGCCGAGGCCGTCACTGCCCTGGGGGCCTTGTGGTGCCAAGGGTTGGCCTTCTTCTCACCTGCTTACGCTGCCTCCGGAG GGGTGGTGGGCCTGAGTCTGTGGCCAAAGCAGCCCCGTGGCCTCTACCTTCTGCCCCCTGGAGCCCCCTTTATTGAGCTGCTCCCACTGAAGGAAGGAGCCCAAGAAGATGCTGCCCCCACCGTCCTGCTGCCCGAGGCCCAGCAGGGCAAGGAGTACGAGTTGGTGCTGACTGACCACGCCAGCCTCACCAG GTGCCGCCTGGGTGACGTGGTCCAGGTGGTTGGTGCCTACAATCAGTGTCCAGTCGTCAGGTTCATCCGCAG GCTGGGCCAGACCCTGAGTGTCCGAGGAGAAGACACTGGCGAGGACGTGTTCTCTGAGGCCCTGGGCAGGGCGGTGGGGCAGTGGCCGGGGGCCAAGCTGTTGGACCATGGCTGTGTGGAGAGCAGCATCCTGG GTTTTTCATCTTGGAAGTtggtggaggaggcagagggaagagagctggaggggagggagagccAGCTAAGAAGGCTTTTCCATGGAGGAAGAAGGTCCTGGAGTCTGAAG AGTAGACGCAAGCACTcatctccccaccaccacctcagAACCCTATAA
- the GHDC gene encoding GH3 domain-containing protein isoform X2 codes for MLLLLLFLLLLLLPPLVMLWWWHSQDARLSWLVCLQHRVAWRVLCWAAAWQQKRLEQSTLHAGQSQQQALRWCLQRAQGPCCPLRGSTDISTFRNHLPLTKASQVQEEEGRGQVLPPTSNQYCGEASLQATLLGLVALNKAYPEVLAPGGTARVTPSSPWPYPLPWPWHALGQVGPTRAKDPGALLLEALRSPGLRALEAGTAVELLDVFVGLEANGEELAEAIAAGNPGAPLPGRAAELREALEQGPRGLALRLWPKLQVVVTLDAGGQAEAVTALGALWCQGLAFFSPAYAASGGVVGLSLWPKQPRGLYLLPPGAPFIELLPLKEGAQEDAAPTVLLPEAQQGKEYELVLTDHASLTRCRLGDVVQVVGAYNQCPVVRFIRRLGQTLSVRGEDTGEDVFSEALGRAVGQWPGAKLLDHGCVESSILDSSEGSAPHYEVFVALKGLRNLSEENRDKLDHCLQEASAHYKSLRFRGSVGPAQVHLVGQGAFRALRAALAPRPSSPFPPEMPRVLRHRELAQILQRRVVS; via the exons atgctgctgctgctgctgttcctgCTGTTGCTGCTACTGCCTCCACTGGTGATGCTCTGGTGGTGGCACTCCCAGGATGCCAGGCTGTCCTGGCTTGTCTGCCTCCAGCACCGTGTAGCATGGAGGGTCCTGTGCTGGGCAGCTGCCTGGCAGCAGAAGAGGCTGGAGCAGAGCACGCTGCACGCAGGCCAGAGTCAGCAGCAGGCCCTGAGATGGTGTCTGCAGCGGGCCCAGGGTCCCTGCTGTCCCCTCAGGGGGAGCACAG ATATAAGCACCTTCCGGAATCATCttccactgaccaaggccagccAGGTCCAGGAGGAAGAGGGTAGGGGGCAGGTCTTGCCCCCTACCTCAAACCAGTACTGTGGGGAGGCCTCTCTGCAG GCCACCTTGCTGGGTCTGGTAGCGCTAAACAAGGCCTATCCAGAAGTGCTGGCTCCGGGAGGCACAGCCCGTGTGACCCCTTCCTCCCCTTGGCCCTACCCCCTCCCCTGGCCTTGGCATGCCCTGGGCCAGGTGGGCCCTACCAGAGCCAAGGACCCTGGGGCTTTGCTGCTGGAGGCACTGAGGTCCCCAGGGCTGCGGGCCCTGGAAGCCGGGACAGCGGTCGAGCTACTAGACGTCTTCGTGGGCCTGGAGGCCAATGGCGAAGAGCTGGCTGAGGCGATAGCTGCTGGGAACCCAGGAGCGCCTCTCCCTGGACGGGCAGCTGAGCTGCGGGAGGCCCTGGAGCAGGGACCCCGAGGGCTGGCCCTTCGGCTCTGGCCCAAACTGCAGGTGGTGGTGACTCTGGATGCAGGAGGCCAGGCCGAGGCCGTCACTGCCCTGGGGGCCTTGTGGTGCCAAGGGTTGGCCTTCTTCTCACCTGCTTACGCTGCCTCCGGAG GGGTGGTGGGCCTGAGTCTGTGGCCAAAGCAGCCCCGTGGCCTCTACCTTCTGCCCCCTGGAGCCCCCTTTATTGAGCTGCTCCCACTGAAGGAAGGAGCCCAAGAAGATGCTGCCCCCACCGTCCTGCTGCCCGAGGCCCAGCAGGGCAAGGAGTACGAGTTGGTGCTGACTGACCACGCCAGCCTCACCAG GTGCCGCCTGGGTGACGTGGTCCAGGTGGTTGGTGCCTACAATCAGTGTCCAGTCGTCAGGTTCATCCGCAG GCTGGGCCAGACCCTGAGTGTCCGAGGAGAAGACACTGGCGAGGACGTGTTCTCTGAGGCCCTGGGCAGGGCGGTGGGGCAGTGGCCGGGGGCCAAGCTGTTGGACCATGGCTGTGTGGAGAGCAGCATCCTGG ATTCCTCCGAGGGCTCTGCCCCCCACTATGAAGTGTTTGTGGCACTGAAGGGGCTGAGGAACTTGTCAGAGGAAAATCGAGACAAG CTTGAccactgcctccaggaagcctctgcTCACTACAAGTCCCTGCGGTTCCGGGGCAGTGTGGGCCCTGCTCAAGTCCACCTGGTGGGGCAGGGGGCCTTCAGAGCACTGCGGGCAGCCCTTgctccccgcccctcctcccccttccccccagagATGCCCCGGGTCCTCAGACACAGGGAGCTGGCCCAGATCCTGCAGAGAAGGGTGGTGTCCTGA
- the GHDC gene encoding GH3 domain-containing protein isoform X6, which produces MLLLLLFLLLLLLPPLVMLWWWHSQDARLSWLVCLQHRVAWRVLCWAAAWQQKRLEQSTLHAGQSQQQALRWCLQRAQGPCCPLRGSTDISTFRNHLPLTKASQVQEEEGRGQVLPPTSNQYCGEASLQATLLGLVALNKAYPEVLAPGGTARVTPSSPWPYPLPWPWHALGQVGPTRAKDPGALLLEALRSPGLRALEAGTAVELLDVFVGLEANGEELAEAIAAGNPGAPLPGRAAELREALEQGPRGLALRLWPKLQVVVTLDAGGQAEAVTALGALWCQGLAFFSPAYAASGGVVGLSLWPKQPRGLYLLPPGAPFIELLPLKEGAQEDAAPTVLLPEAQQGKEYELVLTDHASLTRCRLGDVVQVVGAYNQCPVVRFIRRLGQTLSVRGEDTGEDVFSEALGRAVGQWPGAKLLDHGCVESSILA; this is translated from the exons atgctgctgctgctgctgttcctgCTGTTGCTGCTACTGCCTCCACTGGTGATGCTCTGGTGGTGGCACTCCCAGGATGCCAGGCTGTCCTGGCTTGTCTGCCTCCAGCACCGTGTAGCATGGAGGGTCCTGTGCTGGGCAGCTGCCTGGCAGCAGAAGAGGCTGGAGCAGAGCACGCTGCACGCAGGCCAGAGTCAGCAGCAGGCCCTGAGATGGTGTCTGCAGCGGGCCCAGGGTCCCTGCTGTCCCCTCAGGGGGAGCACAG ATATAAGCACCTTCCGGAATCATCttccactgaccaaggccagccAGGTCCAGGAGGAAGAGGGTAGGGGGCAGGTCTTGCCCCCTACCTCAAACCAGTACTGTGGGGAGGCCTCTCTGCAG GCCACCTTGCTGGGTCTGGTAGCGCTAAACAAGGCCTATCCAGAAGTGCTGGCTCCGGGAGGCACAGCCCGTGTGACCCCTTCCTCCCCTTGGCCCTACCCCCTCCCCTGGCCTTGGCATGCCCTGGGCCAGGTGGGCCCTACCAGAGCCAAGGACCCTGGGGCTTTGCTGCTGGAGGCACTGAGGTCCCCAGGGCTGCGGGCCCTGGAAGCCGGGACAGCGGTCGAGCTACTAGACGTCTTCGTGGGCCTGGAGGCCAATGGCGAAGAGCTGGCTGAGGCGATAGCTGCTGGGAACCCAGGAGCGCCTCTCCCTGGACGGGCAGCTGAGCTGCGGGAGGCCCTGGAGCAGGGACCCCGAGGGCTGGCCCTTCGGCTCTGGCCCAAACTGCAGGTGGTGGTGACTCTGGATGCAGGAGGCCAGGCCGAGGCCGTCACTGCCCTGGGGGCCTTGTGGTGCCAAGGGTTGGCCTTCTTCTCACCTGCTTACGCTGCCTCCGGAG GGGTGGTGGGCCTGAGTCTGTGGCCAAAGCAGCCCCGTGGCCTCTACCTTCTGCCCCCTGGAGCCCCCTTTATTGAGCTGCTCCCACTGAAGGAAGGAGCCCAAGAAGATGCTGCCCCCACCGTCCTGCTGCCCGAGGCCCAGCAGGGCAAGGAGTACGAGTTGGTGCTGACTGACCACGCCAGCCTCACCAG GTGCCGCCTGGGTGACGTGGTCCAGGTGGTTGGTGCCTACAATCAGTGTCCAGTCGTCAGGTTCATCCGCAG GCTGGGCCAGACCCTGAGTGTCCGAGGAGAAGACACTGGCGAGGACGTGTTCTCTGAGGCCCTGGGCAGGGCGGTGGGGCAGTGGCCGGGGGCCAAGCTGTTGGACCATGGCTGTGTGGAGAGCAGCATCCTGG CTTGA
- the GHDC gene encoding GH3 domain-containing protein isoform X4, whose protein sequence is MLLLLLFLLLLLLPPLVMLWWWHSQDARLSWLVCLQHRVAWRVLCWAAAWQQKRLEQSTLHAGQSQQQALRWCLQRAQGPCCPLRGSTDISTFRNHLPLTKASQVQEEEGRGQVLPPTSNQYCGEASLQATLLGLVALNKAYPEVLAPGGTARVTPSSPWPYPLPWPWHALGQVGPTRAKDPGALLLEALRSPGLRALEAGTAVELLDVFVGLEANGEELAEAIAAGNPGAPLPGRAAELREALEQGPRGLALRLWPKLQVVVTLDAGGQAEAVTALGALWCQGLAFFSPAYAASGGVVGLSLWPKQPRGLYLLPPGAPFIELLPLKEGAQEDAAPTVLLPEAQQGKEYELVLTDHASLTRCRLGDVVQVVGAYNQCPVVRFIRRLGQTLSVRGEDTGEDVFSEALGRAVGQWPGAKLLDHGCVESSILGFSSWKLVEEAEGRELEGRESQLRRLFHGGRRSWSLKTQALISPPPPQNPIKPRPLVAGCS, encoded by the exons atgctgctgctgctgctgttcctgCTGTTGCTGCTACTGCCTCCACTGGTGATGCTCTGGTGGTGGCACTCCCAGGATGCCAGGCTGTCCTGGCTTGTCTGCCTCCAGCACCGTGTAGCATGGAGGGTCCTGTGCTGGGCAGCTGCCTGGCAGCAGAAGAGGCTGGAGCAGAGCACGCTGCACGCAGGCCAGAGTCAGCAGCAGGCCCTGAGATGGTGTCTGCAGCGGGCCCAGGGTCCCTGCTGTCCCCTCAGGGGGAGCACAG ATATAAGCACCTTCCGGAATCATCttccactgaccaaggccagccAGGTCCAGGAGGAAGAGGGTAGGGGGCAGGTCTTGCCCCCTACCTCAAACCAGTACTGTGGGGAGGCCTCTCTGCAG GCCACCTTGCTGGGTCTGGTAGCGCTAAACAAGGCCTATCCAGAAGTGCTGGCTCCGGGAGGCACAGCCCGTGTGACCCCTTCCTCCCCTTGGCCCTACCCCCTCCCCTGGCCTTGGCATGCCCTGGGCCAGGTGGGCCCTACCAGAGCCAAGGACCCTGGGGCTTTGCTGCTGGAGGCACTGAGGTCCCCAGGGCTGCGGGCCCTGGAAGCCGGGACAGCGGTCGAGCTACTAGACGTCTTCGTGGGCCTGGAGGCCAATGGCGAAGAGCTGGCTGAGGCGATAGCTGCTGGGAACCCAGGAGCGCCTCTCCCTGGACGGGCAGCTGAGCTGCGGGAGGCCCTGGAGCAGGGACCCCGAGGGCTGGCCCTTCGGCTCTGGCCCAAACTGCAGGTGGTGGTGACTCTGGATGCAGGAGGCCAGGCCGAGGCCGTCACTGCCCTGGGGGCCTTGTGGTGCCAAGGGTTGGCCTTCTTCTCACCTGCTTACGCTGCCTCCGGAG GGGTGGTGGGCCTGAGTCTGTGGCCAAAGCAGCCCCGTGGCCTCTACCTTCTGCCCCCTGGAGCCCCCTTTATTGAGCTGCTCCCACTGAAGGAAGGAGCCCAAGAAGATGCTGCCCCCACCGTCCTGCTGCCCGAGGCCCAGCAGGGCAAGGAGTACGAGTTGGTGCTGACTGACCACGCCAGCCTCACCAG GTGCCGCCTGGGTGACGTGGTCCAGGTGGTTGGTGCCTACAATCAGTGTCCAGTCGTCAGGTTCATCCGCAG GCTGGGCCAGACCCTGAGTGTCCGAGGAGAAGACACTGGCGAGGACGTGTTCTCTGAGGCCCTGGGCAGGGCGGTGGGGCAGTGGCCGGGGGCCAAGCTGTTGGACCATGGCTGTGTGGAGAGCAGCATCCTGG GTTTTTCATCTTGGAAGTtggtggaggaggcagagggaagagagctggaggggagggagagccAGCTAAGAAGGCTTTTCCATGGAGGAAGAAGGTCCTGGAGTCTGAAG ACGCAAGCACTcatctccccaccaccacctcagAACCCTATAAAGCCCAGGCCCCTGGTAGCAGGTTGCAGTTGA
- the GHDC gene encoding GH3 domain-containing protein isoform X3 → MLLLLLFLLLLLLPPLVMLWWWHSQDARLSWLVCLQHRVAWRVLCWAAAWQQKRLEQSTLHAGQSQQQALRWCLQRAQGPCCPLRGSTDISTFRNHLPLTKASQVQEEEGRGQVLPPTSNQYCGEASLQATLLGLVALNKAYPEVLAPGGTARVTPSSPWPYPLPWPWHALGQVGPTRAKDPGALLLEALRSPGLRALEAGTAVELLDVFVGLEANGEELAEAIAAGNPGAPLPGRAAELREALEQGPRGLALRLWPKLQVVVTLDAGGQAEAVTALGALWCQGLAFFSPAYAASGGVVGLSLWPKQPRGLYLLPPGAPFIELLPLKEGAQEDAAPTVLLPEAQQGKEYELVLTDHASLTRCRLGDVVQVVGAYNQCPVVRFIRRLGQTLSVRGEDTGEDVFSEALGRAVGQWPGAKLLDHGCVESSILGFSSWKLVEEAEGRELEGRESQLRRLFHGGRRSWSLKIPRCKVASLVPGDHPISREQADRQGGDPGAQRSNSSL, encoded by the exons atgctgctgctgctgctgttcctgCTGTTGCTGCTACTGCCTCCACTGGTGATGCTCTGGTGGTGGCACTCCCAGGATGCCAGGCTGTCCTGGCTTGTCTGCCTCCAGCACCGTGTAGCATGGAGGGTCCTGTGCTGGGCAGCTGCCTGGCAGCAGAAGAGGCTGGAGCAGAGCACGCTGCACGCAGGCCAGAGTCAGCAGCAGGCCCTGAGATGGTGTCTGCAGCGGGCCCAGGGTCCCTGCTGTCCCCTCAGGGGGAGCACAG ATATAAGCACCTTCCGGAATCATCttccactgaccaaggccagccAGGTCCAGGAGGAAGAGGGTAGGGGGCAGGTCTTGCCCCCTACCTCAAACCAGTACTGTGGGGAGGCCTCTCTGCAG GCCACCTTGCTGGGTCTGGTAGCGCTAAACAAGGCCTATCCAGAAGTGCTGGCTCCGGGAGGCACAGCCCGTGTGACCCCTTCCTCCCCTTGGCCCTACCCCCTCCCCTGGCCTTGGCATGCCCTGGGCCAGGTGGGCCCTACCAGAGCCAAGGACCCTGGGGCTTTGCTGCTGGAGGCACTGAGGTCCCCAGGGCTGCGGGCCCTGGAAGCCGGGACAGCGGTCGAGCTACTAGACGTCTTCGTGGGCCTGGAGGCCAATGGCGAAGAGCTGGCTGAGGCGATAGCTGCTGGGAACCCAGGAGCGCCTCTCCCTGGACGGGCAGCTGAGCTGCGGGAGGCCCTGGAGCAGGGACCCCGAGGGCTGGCCCTTCGGCTCTGGCCCAAACTGCAGGTGGTGGTGACTCTGGATGCAGGAGGCCAGGCCGAGGCCGTCACTGCCCTGGGGGCCTTGTGGTGCCAAGGGTTGGCCTTCTTCTCACCTGCTTACGCTGCCTCCGGAG GGGTGGTGGGCCTGAGTCTGTGGCCAAAGCAGCCCCGTGGCCTCTACCTTCTGCCCCCTGGAGCCCCCTTTATTGAGCTGCTCCCACTGAAGGAAGGAGCCCAAGAAGATGCTGCCCCCACCGTCCTGCTGCCCGAGGCCCAGCAGGGCAAGGAGTACGAGTTGGTGCTGACTGACCACGCCAGCCTCACCAG GTGCCGCCTGGGTGACGTGGTCCAGGTGGTTGGTGCCTACAATCAGTGTCCAGTCGTCAGGTTCATCCGCAG GCTGGGCCAGACCCTGAGTGTCCGAGGAGAAGACACTGGCGAGGACGTGTTCTCTGAGGCCCTGGGCAGGGCGGTGGGGCAGTGGCCGGGGGCCAAGCTGTTGGACCATGGCTGTGTGGAGAGCAGCATCCTGG GTTTTTCATCTTGGAAGTtggtggaggaggcagagggaagagagctggaggggagggagagccAGCTAAGAAGGCTTTTCCATGGAGGAAGAAGGTCCTGGAGTCTGAAG ATTCCTAGGTGCAAGGTGGCCTCATTAGTGCCCGGAGACCACCCCATCTCCAGGGAGCAGGCCGACAGACAAGGGGGGGACCCCGGGGCACAGCGATCCAACTCCAGCCTCTGA
- the HCRT gene encoding orexin precursor codes for MNPPFAKVSWATVTLLLLLLLLPPAVLSPGAAAQPLPDCCRQKTCSCRLYELLHGAGNHAAGILTLGKRRPGPPGLQGRLQRLLQASGNHAAGILTMGRRAGAEPAPRLCPGRRCLAAAASSVAPGGRSGI; via the exons ATGAATCCTCCTTTTGCAAAG GTCTCCTGGGCCACCGTGACGCTGCTGCTTCTGCTACTGTTGCTGCCGCCTGCGGTGCTGTCGCCCGGGGCGGCGGCGCAGCCACTGCCCGACTGCTGCCGTCAAAAGACGTGCTCCTGCCGCCTCTACGAGCTGCTACACGGCGCTGGCAATCACGCGGCCGGCATCCTCACTCTGGGCAAGCGGCGGCCAGGGCCCCCGGGCCTGCAAGGCCGGCTGCAGCGCCTCCTGCAGGCCAGCGGCAACCACGCAGCGGGCATCCTGACCATGGGCCGCCGCGCAGGCGCAGAGCCAGCGCCGCGCCTCTGCCCGGGGCGCCGGTGTCTCGCTGCGGCTGCCTCATCTGTAGCGCCGGGAGGACGGTCTGGGATCTGA
- the HCRT gene encoding orexin isoform X1, whose amino-acid sequence MYQRLFAPVISFPPPSSPAQDYLIPSALPERVGNWSKAMSCFFCKGVSWATVTLLLLLLLLPPAVLSPGAAAQPLPDCCRQKTCSCRLYELLHGAGNHAAGILTLGKRRPGPPGLQGRLQRLLQASGNHAAGILTMGRRAGAEPAPRLCPGRRCLAAAASSVAPGGRSGI is encoded by the exons ATGTATCAGAGGCTATTTGCACCTGTCATCTCAtttccccctcccagcagccctgcacaGGATTATTTAATACCCAGTGCTCTCCCTGAGAGGGTAGGAAACTGGTCCAAGGCAATGAGTTGTTTCTTCTGTAAGGGG GTCTCCTGGGCCACCGTGACGCTGCTGCTTCTGCTACTGTTGCTGCCGCCTGCGGTGCTGTCGCCCGGGGCGGCGGCGCAGCCACTGCCCGACTGCTGCCGTCAAAAGACGTGCTCCTGCCGCCTCTACGAGCTGCTACACGGCGCTGGCAATCACGCGGCCGGCATCCTCACTCTGGGCAAGCGGCGGCCAGGGCCCCCGGGCCTGCAAGGCCGGCTGCAGCGCCTCCTGCAGGCCAGCGGCAACCACGCAGCGGGCATCCTGACCATGGGCCGCCGCGCAGGCGCAGAGCCAGCGCCGCGCCTCTGCCCGGGGCGCCGGTGTCTCGCTGCGGCTGCCTCATCTGTAGCGCCGGGAGGACGGTCTGGGATCTGA